Sequence from the Candidatus Thioglobus sp. NP1 genome:
AACTGATTTTCTTGCTAAACATGTCACAGGTTTTTGTGATGAAATTAAACCCAGCTCTTCTAATGCACTTTCTAATACTTTCTTATCGCCTAATGCACTTCCTAGCCCCATATTAATAGTAATTTTCTCTATCTTAGGGACTGACATAGTATTAGCTACTCCCAACTCTTCCTTCAATTTAGGAATCATTTCATTTTTATATTGTTCGTTTAATCTAGACACTTAACACCTTTTTTTGTTTGTTGATTTAAATAACAGCTTCGCCACTCGATTTAAAAAATCTTTCTTTATTACCTTTATCATTTACTCTAATACCTATACGATCTGCCTTTTTAGTTGCTGGATTATAGATAGCAACATTTGAAGTATTTAATGGCATCTCTTTTTCTTCAATACCACCTTGAATACCTTCTTGGGGATTAGCACGAACGTGTTTTTTTGCCAAATTAAAACCTTCAACTATAAGCTTTGATCCTAATACCTTTGTAACCGTTCCAATTGAACCTTTATCTTTTCCTGCAATTACTATCACTTCATCATTTTGTTTAATTTTCATCATCATAGTACCTCTGGTGCAAGTGAAACAATTTTCATAAATTGCGCACTTCTTAATTCACGTGTTACAGGTCCAAATATTCGAGTTCCAATTGGTTCAAGCTTAGGATTTAGAAGGACAACTGCATTATTATCAAACCGAATACGGGAACCATCCTGACGACGAACGCCTTGGGCAGTTCTTACAACTACAGCATCATATACATCACCTTTTTTGACCTTACCACGAGGTGAAGCTTCTTTAATACTCACCTTTATAACATCACCAATATTAGCATAGCGACGTTTTGAGCCGCCCAATACTTTAATACACATTGCTTTAACTCCACCACTATTATCAGCAATCTGAACTCTTGTCTGCATTTGTATCATGTTATTCTCTTCTCTCTAAAATGCGATTATTTAATCTATATCTACTGACTTTTCAATAACTTCTATCAAAGCCCAGTTTTTTGTTTTTGAAAAAGGCTTTGATTCAGCAACTCTTACAACATCGCCTAGCCCACATTCATTATTTTCATCATGCGCATGAACCTTTGAACTTCGCTTTATATATTTTTTGTAAATTGGATGACGCACTTTGCGTTCAACCAAAACAGCTATTGTTTTATCTCTACTATTACTAACTACTTTTCCAGTAAGTTCTCTTTCTACTGCTTTAGTTTCATTCATGACTGCTTCTCTTTAATAATTGTTTTAATTTGAGCAATAGATTTTTTTGTTTTTTTAAGCTTTGATAAATCACTTAACTGTGAAGTACTTTTTTGCATACGCAGCTCAAAATGTTCCTTAAGCAATGTTATTAGCTCTTCATTTAACTTAATCTCATCTTGCTCTCTTAATTCTTTGACATCCATTACATTATTGTCCGTTTAATTATTGCAGTTTTAACAGGGAGTTTAGCTGCAGCAAGTTCAAAAGCTTCTCTGGCAACTACTTCATCAACACCTTGCATTTCAAATAACATTTGGCCAGGCTTAACCTGAGCAACCCAATACTCAACACTTCCCTTACCTTTACCCATTCGAACCTCTAAAGGCTTTTTAGTTATAGGTTTATCAGGGAAAACACGTATCCAAATTTTTCCTTGGCGCTTGACATGTCTTGTCATTGCTCGACGTGCAGCCTCAATTTGCCGTGCAGTCATGCGACATCTGCCTGTTGCTTGTAGTCCAATATCACCAAAGCTAACATTGTGACCATTAGCCAAACCACGATTACGGCTTTTCATGACTTTTCTAAATTTTGTACGTTTCGGTTGTAACATTTCTTAATTCCTTTTTATTTCTTAGCTACTTGTTTACCAGCACCACGTTTTGAAACCTCTTCAATAGTGCCTTTATTATGATCAAGAATTTCACCCTTAAAAATCCAAACTTTAATACCAATAACTCCATACTGAGTATTAGCTCTGAAACTACTGTAGTCAACATCTGCTCTAAAAGTATGTAAAGGAACTCTACCTTCACGGTACCATTCAGATCGTGCTATTTCAGCACCATTTAATCTTCCACTGACCATAATTTTAATACCCAGAGCACCAAGTCTACTTGCGTTACCTAAAACTCGCTTTACAGCTCGTCTATACATAACACGCTTTTCAAGTTGTTGTGCAATATTTTCAGCTACTAAACGTGCATCTAATTCAGGTTGTTTAACCTCTTCGATACTAATATGAACGGGAACTCCCATTTTTTTGGAAACTATATTTTTTAATCTTTCAATATCTGCACCTTTTTTTCCAATTACTATGCCAGGTCTAGCGGTATGGATAATAACTTTTGCAGTATTAGATAGTCTTTCAATACTTATTCGACTAACAGAAGCAGAAGTTAATTCTTTAAATAAAAAATCTCTTACTGAAATATCAGACAATAAATATTCTGAATAATG
This genomic interval carries:
- the rplN gene encoding 50S ribosomal protein L14 — translated: MIQMQTRVQIADNSGGVKAMCIKVLGGSKRRYANIGDVIKVSIKEASPRGKVKKGDVYDAVVVRTAQGVRRQDGSRIRFDNNAVVLLNPKLEPIGTRIFGPVTRELRSAQFMKIVSLAPEVL
- the rpmC gene encoding 50S ribosomal protein L29 translates to MDVKELREQDEIKLNEELITLLKEHFELRMQKSTSQLSDLSKLKKTKKSIAQIKTIIKEKQS
- the rpsQ gene encoding 30S ribosomal protein S17, yielding MNETKAVERELTGKVVSNSRDKTIAVLVERKVRHPIYKKYIKRSSKVHAHDENNECGLGDVVRVAESKPFSKTKNWALIEVIEKSVDID
- the rpsC gene encoding 30S ribosomal protein S3, coding for MGQKVNPVGIRLGIVKDWDSKWYASSKHYSEYLLSDISVRDFLFKELTSASVSRISIERLSNTAKVIIHTARPGIVIGKKGADIERLKNIVSKKMGVPVHISIEEVKQPELDARLVAENIAQQLEKRVMYRRAVKRVLGNASRLGALGIKIMVSGRLNGAEIARSEWYREGRVPLHTFRADVDYSSFRANTQYGVIGIKVWIFKGEILDHNKGTIEEVSKRGAGKQVAKK
- the rplP gene encoding 50S ribosomal protein L16, producing MLQPKRTKFRKVMKSRNRGLANGHNVSFGDIGLQATGRCRMTARQIEAARRAMTRHVKRQGKIWIRVFPDKPITKKPLEVRMGKGKGSVEYWVAQVKPGQMLFEMQGVDEVVAREAFELAAAKLPVKTAIIKRTIM
- the rplX gene encoding 50S ribosomal protein L24 codes for the protein MMKIKQNDEVIVIAGKDKGSIGTVTKVLGSKLIVEGFNLAKKHVRANPQEGIQGGIEEKEMPLNTSNVAIYNPATKKADRIGIRVNDKGNKERFFKSSGEAVI